From the genome of Medicago truncatula cultivar Jemalong A17 chromosome 2, MtrunA17r5.0-ANR, whole genome shotgun sequence:
TGTTAAATTCAATGCGATTTTAAAAGATGCACAATTTATTCTACGGtgacaaaattaattatgtaaattaagtttattgGGATTAAATGTGAGTTGAATTTACAACTATTTATATTTGAGTACATTCTAGATCGAAAATACACGAGATTACACTCAAATACCATTTTTCTCATCTTTTTTCTTACactcaaatatcattttcaacTCCAGAACATCAAAATTCTTCATCTGTTTCATTCAACATATGATATACATCTCCTTCGTTCCATAAACGAATCCTACTTGTTATTAAGGGTAAATTACCCTCAATTCATCAGAAGATAACGTAGATTTCACCATTTTAGTCTTTTCTTACAATCAATTAGCATTTTACTTCTTCATCTCTTTCGTTCAACATgtaatcttcatcttcttcaatttaGAATTGAATCATACCTATCATTAGGGATAAATTACCCCTATTCATGAACGTAGGCCtcacctaaaaaaaatacacttgtAGATATTGCAAGATCATTTTACTTTGCATGCCACATAGTTAAAAGTGTATGAACATTGttgaaaaacaaagtaaaaactaaaaaaactatGGTGTTAATCCACTATTACAACAACCTTTTCTAGAAATAGTAACCACAAGGGTCATAAATATTTCCATGGAGTTTGGGAATCACTTCAATCCTGTTTCACTTTGAGTTCCATCACCCtcaaaacccttcttccaaGTACACACTGGTAAAGTCATTCACTGTTTCTCTTTCATTATAATTTAGGTAACTTtttatacttttctttttccaaaatGGCTTTCACATTCATTATCTTGATTGTGTTTTTGCCTCCATTCACTTCTCTGCTTCATCTGACACACTCTTCCCTTTGAGAACATATCACTAAACTTTTCTTCATTCTTATCACGTGGGAttctgacatttttttatttattttcaacttctctctctcaaTCATCAATCTTTTTTGGCTCAAGTTTCTTGCTTTTTCTTGTGTGACACTTGTGTACTTTGTACACTGTATACTTCTTTTTTTGaaggtttttttctttatctcttaTGAGGTTTATGCAAAGTTGAGATTTTGTAACTGTTTTGAGGTACTATTCTTGCAACAATTGAAGTGGGGTCTTTTATCTTGTGATGGAGTCTTGGAGTTTTGATTCACGTGATAAAGGGTATGTTTCAAATGACACACTTGGTAGTAGAACCAAAGGTTCAATCTTAGGTTGGGATTTGAAAACCCCATCTAGTTTTTTACCTCAACAAAACATAGAAAATGACAACAATAATCATGGTTTTGAGGAATTGGGTTTTCATGGTATGTTGGGAAAACAATTGTctaatgttgttgatgatgatgatgatgttgttgttggtaGCAAAATTGTCACTAGTAATTCTTTTGTTATGGCTACACCAAATGCATTTTCAGAAAGAGAACAACAACACTTCAATTCCAAGCATTCAAATTCAATAGGTGACACTAATGGTTCTAATTCACTCATTGATTTGAAGCTTGGTAGATTTGGTGATCATAGAGATGGAATTGGTACACCATTTTCAAAGGGGACCACGATTTTGTCGTCTTCTGGGTCGTCGACACCATCGAAGAGGGTGAGGTCTTCGGCAATCCATTCTCAGATTGCTTACTGTCAAGTATATGGATGTAATAAGGATTTGAGTAGTTGTAAAGATTATCACAAGAGGCATAAAGTTTGTGAAGTTCATTCAAAGACTTCTAAAGTAATAGTGAATGGAATTGAACAAAGGTTTTGTCAACAATGTAGTAGGTTGGTCAATTTTTACAAGCTAATGTTTTGTTTCACATCTTTTGGTTTTTACACATTGATGTTATGTttggaattttttataatatgttGCAAAAAATTTAAGTTGCTTGTGAATAATCAAATAATCCCAAATCTGCATTATTTGTGGGAAAATTGGTTGGTTTACTAACTTTTTGATAGTCCAAATTAATCAATATATGGTCTTGGATAAGCTTCTTGAACTTAATGGATTCAGTCGTTTTCGGGTACTAATTCCTTTTCTAAAACTGAAaaaacaaccattttatgaATATACTTATTTTTCTGTTGATTATAGTATTTTTGCTCTCTAATTTTTTTGACTTTTACTTTAATAAGGTTGGATTTTAGTCACTTTAGAGCAGAAAACAAGACATATCTGTTGATGAGAAAATCAATGCTTAATATTCAtcaacagttgaatgattaTTGTTTCCTCTAAAGTGAATTTACTCATTTTAGAGTAGCCAAATTCTACTTTCTAAAGTGAACAAGCTTGTAACTAAAAGCTATACTTCTATGATATATATAGTGCTTCTGTAATGTTTAGCTTACTATTCAGGTTTCATTTGCTGGCTGAATTTGATGATGGTAAGCGTAGCTGTCGTAAACGTCTTGCAGGCCATAATGAACGTCGTAGAAAGCCACAAGTTGGTATTCATTCTGGAAGAGCTGGGAGGTTGCTTCAGTCATATGGGGGTAATATTCTGCagaaaataatttaatcttttcttCCTTCTCAATGTTCCACCCTTCCTAAAtgttaactactttttagtggATTTAGATTTCTTGCATTTACAAATTCACGCATCCAAGCAGTCAGCACATTGGTGGCCGTTAGATCAAGATCAGAGTTTGCAGAAAGCaagcaaattttgattttcttaaaaacacTTAAATATCGAGCTTGAAATCTGGGCAGTCTGATCTTGATTTATCGACCACCTATGTACTGATTGCGGAATGCGTGGGATTTGTGACCGCATGCATATATTTTGCTAGAGTTGAAAATTAGAGTATATTGGATTTGGAtcacaataattttaaaatcctTCACAGATAATGATATCATCTACTTGGTTTTGATGGGTATATAGAAGCATGCCATAGTAAAATTTGTTCCCATactgaattttcacttttggacttaatttctcaattttgatattgattttgGTATTCTGTTGTACATTTGCTTTACAATTTTCCGCAAAGATGCAATGCCTATCATCTGGCCGAAATATTCCATGATATGTAATTCAGTTTCATCGATTAAACTGTGTTGTTTAAgtgattttcataaaaaaataagcaCGTGCTCTTACCCCGATGAAGGGAAAAAAGATGTGATACTTTTTGAATTCTGATTGATTCTATGGATATAGATCTACAACATGGTGATTATGTGCCATTTGTTAcaaattttctcttttgtttctgAATTATTCTCCCACTTATGTTGGTTTTGCACCATCCTTTATCATTTGTCATCTTTGGTGTAAAGCTAGCTTTAATTTGGATTCTATAGTCACATGGTGGATATGAACCATTAGTGACTTGTTCAACAATTACAGTGGAATTATATCTGAAACAAAAAGATTCATTATGCGGTTTAGTCACTATCATAGTCGGTAATCTTAGAGTGCCAAATTTCCGTCAACGGGAACCATTTGGACAGCTAATTAAGCACTTCTAGCATAAGCTCTTAcacataagtgcttatgtataagctatttctataagaaaagataaaataaagtcaatttattttcgtataagctataagttgtttttagaaaTTATACTAGAAAGTTTAAGgaaagaaattgaaaacaacatatggatttgtcataagttgtttccataagctattCCAAGCAGTCTCACAAGTtcttatgttagtagataagctcaaataagccaatgcAAGCAAGCTGTAAAGCTATCTCTGCCTATGTATGATAATTATCCATTTACTTTCctgattattaatattataaagcttttcaaaatgacttttttttaccattttttatttaatattaaaccATATTGGTAAAGgttttcataatatatattttctgttGTTGTAATCCATGTTTGTCTCTGAGTAATTAACAAGATTGTGTGGTACTTACAGATAGCAGATTCCAAGGAACCATGCTAACATCGGCATCTTTTATATGCCAAGACATACTCCCCGGTGAGGTCTTTTCTTCTGAGAAATGTGGAAATAGTAACTGGTGGAGACCTATAAAAGCCGAAGGTGGAACCGGTTTTAGGCCTCTTTCTTCTATTCCAATTACAAATGCACATCCTCAGTCAAGAACTCTGTTTCCTTCATACAACAATAAACaatttccttttcttcaagAAAACGGTGCTACATCTGCTACAGGAAGCATCTTCTGTGAAAACAATAGTCAATATCCTCCAATCCAAGGAGGCTCGAATTCCGGATCACAATCATTATTCCAAGATACCTCCTTAGGAAGCGAAGACTTCAATGTTTTTGAAACAGAATCAGCTGTTCAAGGATTATCGGGAGTATCGGACGGTGGTTGTGCTCTCTCTCTTCTGTCATCCCAATCCCAAAACTCTTCAAGCCAATCGACAGGAATTCCCATGCCTGGTCATTTAGTTATTCCGAGCAGCCATAGCCATTATAGCATGAGTCATGTTTCTGAAAGTGGCGTCTCGGATAGGTTTCCGTCTGAGTTAAATCATACGGATGGAAGTCATCTTAGTCCTATACTGATATCAAACAATAATGAAATCGCCCATTTTGAACTGGTAGATGGAGTTTTCCAAGGGTCAGATTTTGTCAACGTGAAAGACCGTCTTTCCTGTGAAGATGGCACGACCATTGACTTGCTTCAACTGTCGTCACAACTTCAGCGTGTTGAGCATCAGAGGCGAGCCTTGCAGGTGAAGCGAGAAAATGATTCTTCCTGCTCTCTACAGATTACGTAAAATGCTGTCGACAGGTACATTTTATGcttcatcataatatttaatCACCAAATTTTCTCTACACCGGCTACTTTAGCGCTTCAACTGTACCATGTCGTACTACTGTGTATTTTTCTCTAGCTTGAATTCTGCACATTATGCTCTAGCTTGAAATTTCGTTTCtaattttttggacaaaaaccTTGGCTGTAAATTTAGGACTTGATCAATGACTGACCCAAAATATGTGAATTGCGGTCACTAGTGAAATTAAGAAAGTTAAGGTTTTATAGTGATAATGCAATGCACCTCTCTCTATACAAATTATTCATATCGCATTCACCGCTCTCTATACAAATCTTTGAAGAATAAATCTTTGAAGTCGGAAGACGAAATATTTGATAGATGTGCGATTGAAATAAAAAGTCATTTTTGTGGTTTCTATTTGCATCCAGCTCATATTCAACATTGCTTTCCACTAAATCACTCACAACATTTCTAAGAtttcattttccatttttgCAGAAAAGAACTTCTGCATCTGCAGCTTGTTGTGACCGGAAATATTCGTATCAGGATAAGAACATAGTGTCTGGAAAGAACTTAATATCTGGCAACTCATAAGATGCTAACTAGTTTAAGTAGTTTTACTTGCACTGAATCGGCTCGTGAAGCTGACCAATGGCGGCTGGGACACAATAGTCCCTCTCCATCTACATATATCCAACTAGAatgtaataataaataaaagcctGATATGTATCAATATGTGGCATTCAGGTTTTTCTCATAAACACTTCAATAAGGACAATAGTTAGTGACAAGTGATGTCCAATTTAGTGAAGGTAATCTAATAATGTTCAAATTTTGATGAATGGGGCACCTTACATTGGTATGGCACTGACTACCAAGTACATGGTTTTTCTCAAGTTACAGATATatgttaatttaaattttagaatatgtaagaaaacataattttatataaataaatgacaaaaaaaacgTTAATTTCACGGATATATTTATCAATATGTTGAATTTAGAAACTAATTTGACCGATGCTCATTACGTTAAGGACTGATTTGTATATTCACTCAAATAATAGAACATAATTTTTCACTTATTGTAAAGAATAGTGAATTCCAGTATTTAAAGAACTGAAgcttctttaaattttttgagtGGAGAAGTTCCCTTACAATTTGATTTCAACCTAGCTTTAAGTCACATTTACGACAGTTCAGAATTACATGGTTTTTTCATGAAATGTATTTGCAGATTTTACTCTTCCAACttatattggtttttttttgtggtggtcgggggttgaatcccggaccttgcatatattatgcattgtccatacaaACTGAGTTAGGCTCACGATGACAACTTATATTGGTTTAAATGTGAGGAAAAttggtctagtggtaaaaatatatgtatttgatccaTAGGTTCTAAGTTCGAACTCCGATAGCGCTGATTATCTTGAATAGAGGTTAATGTTAATCTCTTTGTAAGTACTCCTTAAAACTAagaatttctttatttataatgTATTAGGGCACCATTTTCTCACCCTTAATTTTTTGCATCAAGACAAAAAGTGagagaatttgattttttttttcctcaagcaaaaacttaattaaaatattgtaaaaaataaaataaagtattcGATATTTTATGTTCCTGATTTTACTTGTAATAGTTAGATCAAATATGCATCTTAAATACATAACATGGTATTTTTACAAGATTTTGCATGTTAAATAGGAATGCAATTCTTTCAATGAATCAGGAGTTGAGTTCATATCCCATAAACACGTGGCTTCAACTTCCTCAGTCGGTGCGAGAACCTCTTTGATGGATGTTACATAAGTACCTATGTAAGCGTTCGTTGAATCTTGAGACCTATCTTTACCTCTAATTAGCTTCTAGGATCTAACtcgcctaaaaaaattattataagaaaacaagaatgtaattaatatataatagtCGTATAAATAAGTATAATGTAGTCATCACATCTCAATCTCATATTATGAGTAGAGTCGTCGTAATGGGTTAGCCTATATGGACCGGTCCGACAACCAGAATAAAACACAGGGCTTGGGCCTTAAAATTCTAGtccaaattttggaatttgttgttcacacttagAAGATGGCTAAAAAACACCAATAAAAGACCGAAATACCCCTCGGCAGTTATCTGTCATTGGCGTTATATTCATCTGCAGTTTGATGCCGCCATATtcgtcggcagttaactattGTCGGATCCATTGGTAGTTAACAGCCAATGCATTCATTTATGCAGACAACAAGTTCTGAATAATGATTTTCAAGCCATTTTCAGCCTATTTATTACCTGTCATTCAACCACATCAATTCCAGAGGCAATACAACTCATACATCATTTAAAATCAGTCATAAACAAGAAAATACATAATCTTTTACAATTGACCAAAATTAAATCAATCAGGcattttgtttaaattacaagaatgtttgaaattcatcaaaatattaATGAGTATTTGAAATTAATCAACACATTACATATCATTACATAAAATCTCTATTGACATTCTATGCACATGCAGATGGAACGAACACAaagatataatatattatctttaattatattcataaacataaatcctACGTCGCTATCGTCACGAATAAGTCAAGGCACATAGCTCGCCGTTTTCCACATGTCTTCATCTTTATCTGTTATTAGGTTCATGCAAGGCATCTGAGCAAATATATGACGTGTATATTGGTTTTCACCAAGATACTCAAAATATttgttaagttgtgccttcaaatcATCAATAGTGTCGATCGGTTTTATGATAaccttaattgtctttttaaaagCAGAGTACCGACACGGCCTTCAATTTGTACAACCTCGGACATGTTTAACTTCACAAAAGCTTtataaaaaatcatacattAGAATGAGGTTAAACAAAACGTAATAACCAATAAATTGACGGAAACATACACATATATATCAAATGCGTAAACattaataatgaataaaaacCAATTTCATTTGATGCGATATGACTGATTTTTGGTGGGGGCGAATTCTCACCCTTTTCAATCTTCATGACATCTCGGAACCTAACATGTTGATCCAAATATTCAAATTCCCAAGTCAATGCCTCGTTACTCCTGTGATTGTTCAactccgtagatgatggaggtagtggacaattatctttcaaaaaaaagaagcacAAAATGATTGTGAATTAAGCCAATACACATGCTGGGATTTTTTGCTTAGCCGGTGGTACCCCTCTAAGTTGAAAAAAAGATTCTGAAGTTCCAATTTCATGATTTGTCAACAATACCACAAGCCTATTGTAATAATTTGCAACGATTTGTCCCATGTCCAGAAGCGTCAACAACTTATTAACAAGTGCAATACCACCACTATTTGTGGGAGGATGCAAGTCATTTAAGATAtagttataacgatcctcaccTGCAAATACCCCAACATAATCATTTCTATGATTTTTCACCTCTTGAATAAGATGTCGACGAACCATGATATGACTTTCTTCGGTCAATTCCAAAAACTCGGCTATAGCCCGAAATCCACAATTTTCATCGCCTATAACATCCACCacattttcaataaatggaaccATGAATTTtggcatataatcaataggGTTCAAAACCTGAATAGGCGTTGGAACCAGAATAGGCTTTGGAATTGGAGTAGACTTTGGAAaccgagtaggtggtggaagtAGGGAAcgtgatgttttaccaagacgagcacCTTTCCTTTTAGGACATGATGGCGTTATTGGTGACAATTGATTATCCGGATGTTAGGAATCAACACGCTCCCACGAAGAAGGGATTCGACTAGGCGATGCCACTTTTGCTCTAGACCTCacaatttcaacttttttattgGCTCCCTTGGTTGGTATTTTTCATGGTGGTGGAGACAACACTATGGTGTCTAGAAATGCCAACTATCGCGAAAACCTCTTTGATTTCTAGCCTACTTTGATCATGGATTTTCTTGAGACGTTCTGGAACACCATTTCGCTCATCCTCGACAGAAAAACCATCTTAATTACTTTCTTCACCCATACATAACCTCTGCCAATGACGGcgtatctcatccaataaaatagGCTTGTTGTCACGGATTTTCTTAGCAATGAAGCTTGCACATGGTAGCCCATGCGATGTCCTTTAAACACAACCGCAACTTTCCTTGTCCATACACAATGTTTCCCTGCAACATTGCTCTTCCAAAACAATGTTGCCCAAAGCATATCTAGACACATAACCCCCCAACCCATAGTAAAAAGTGACGTCTTTGAATCTATATTCCAATACAGTACAACTCCTCCCAAATGATGTTTGTatcgtgtaacaccccgttttcccaacataaaaatttcatttaattaatcagagtattcacataaacggaatgtcacattctttacttgaaatcataaactgaataaataactatttatcctttaaaattcaaatacaagatctttaatacttcgcagtggaattt
Proteins encoded in this window:
- the LOC25488431 gene encoding squamosa promoter-binding-like protein 16; amino-acid sequence: MESWSFDSRDKGYVSNDTLGSRTKGSILGWDLKTPSSFLPQQNIENDNNNHGFEELGFHGMLGKQLSNVVDDDDDVVVGSKIVTSNSFVMATPNAFSEREQQHFNSKHSNSIGDTNGSNSLIDLKLGRFGDHRDGIGTPFSKGTTILSSSGSSTPSKRVRSSAIHSQIAYCQVYGCNKDLSSCKDYHKRHKVCEVHSKTSKVIVNGIEQRFCQQCSRFHLLAEFDDGKRSCRKRLAGHNERRRKPQVGIHSGRAGRLLQSYGDSRFQGTMLTSASFICQDILPGEVFSSEKCGNSNWWRPIKAEGGTGFRPLSSIPITNAHPQSRTLFPSYNNKQFPFLQENGATSATGSIFCENNSQYPPIQGGSNSGSQSLFQDTSLGSEDFNVFETESAVQGLSGVSDGGCALSLLSSQSQNSSSQSTGIPMPGHLVIPSSHSHYSMSHVSESGVSDRFPSELNHTDGSHLSPILISNNNEIAHFELVDGVFQGSDFVNVKDRLSCEDGTTIDLLQLSSQLQRVEHQRRALQVKRENDSSCSLQIT